A DNA window from Peromyscus leucopus breed LL Stock chromosome 3, UCI_PerLeu_2.1, whole genome shotgun sequence contains the following coding sequences:
- the Pon1 gene encoding serum paraoxonase/arylesterase 1 — protein sequence MAKLIGLTFVGLLLALYKNHQASYQRRLNALREVTPVDLPNCNLVKGVETGAEDLEILPNGLAFLSTGLKYPGIKSFEPDKPGKILLMDLNEKDPAVLELEITGNKLERSSFNPHGVSTFTDEDNAVYLLVVNHPDSKSTVEVFKFQEEERSLLHLKTITHELLPSINDIVAVGPESFYATNDHYFADPYLKSWELYLGLSWSNVVYYSPDKVQVVAEGFDFANGIGISPDGKHVYIAELLAHKIHVYEKHANWTLTPLKVLDFDTLVDNISVDPVTGDLWVGCHPNGIRIFFYDSENPPGSERARGQMIQVLRGQKGLWRCSGESPERAQVVLYCLVFFFFF from the exons ATGGCCAAGCTGATAGGGCTGACCTTTGTGGGGCTGCTGCTGGCCCTCTACAAGAACCACCAGGCTTCCTATCA aAGAAGATTAAATGCTCTCCGTGAAGTAACTCCTGTAGACCTTCCCAACTGCAATTTAGTTAAAGGAGTCG AAACAGGTGCCGAAGACTTAGAGATCCTCCCTAATGGACTGGCTTTCCTAAGTACT GGACTAAAATATCCTGGAATAAAAAGTTTTGAACCTGATAAGCCTGGAAAAATACTTCTGATGGACTTGAATGAGAAGGACCCAGCAGTGTTGGAATTAGAAATTACAGGAAATAAGTTGGAAAGATCGTCATTCAACCCTCATGGAGTTAGTACATTCACAGATGAAG ATAATGCCGTGTACCTACTGGTGGTAAACCATCCAGACTCCAAGTCCACCGTGGAGGTGTTTAAATTTCAAGAAGAGGAAAGATCACTTTTGCATCTGAAAACCATCACACATGAACTTCTGCCTAG TATCAATGATATTGTCGCGGTTGGACCTGAGAGCTTTTATGCCACAAACGATCACTATTTTGCTGACCCATACTTAAAGTCCTGGGAGTTGTACTTGGGTCTGTCATGGTCCAATGTTGTTTACTACAGTCCTGATAAAGTCCAAGTAGTAGCAGAAGGATTTGATTTCGCTAATGGCATTGGCATTTCCCCTGATGGCAA GCATGTCTATATAGCCGAATTATTGGCTCACAAGATTCACGTGTATGAAAAGCATGCTAATTGGACTTTAACTCCATTGAAG GTCCTCGACTTTGACACCCTTGTGGACAACATCTCTGTGGATCCTGTGACAGGGGACCTCTGGGTTGGTTGCCATCCCAACGGGATAAGGATCTTCTTCTACGACTCTGAGAATCCTCCCGGCTCTGAG AGAGCACGTGGACAGATGATCCAGGTTCTCAGAGGTCAAAAGGGCTTGTGGAGGTGTTCTGGTGAGAGTCCAGAAAGGGCACAGGTAGTTCTTTATtgcttggtattttttttttttttttaa